One stretch of Pieris brassicae chromosome 8, ilPieBrab1.1, whole genome shotgun sequence DNA includes these proteins:
- the LOC123713119 gene encoding PEST proteolytic signal-containing nuclear protein-like, which translates to MSERYRDYKGSSRSTRDDSRRVESHGRERTRSRSPRRRSPSEYKPESRRNRDNFDDKRKRSPSNRECIVEVPAPPPPPRISKISIGFTKPQAPIKMTLGGSSKPKSVAAPKPTVASVFNNDDDDEEPEEMPAEARMRMRNIGRETPTSAGPNSFGKTKQGFCDAKKVFEKNLKYALETAQKPDITKLPKTIYKLQGP; encoded by the exons ATGAGCGAGCGTTATCGAGATTACAAAG GGTCATCTCGATCGACGCGTGATGATTCTAGGAGAGTCGAGAGTCATGGGCGAGAAAGGACGCGGTCAAGATCTCCAAGGCGAAGATCCCCATCAGAATACAAACCGGAAAGCAGGCGGAATCGAGATAACTTTGACG ataaaaggAAGAGATCTCCTAGCAACAGAGAATGCATTGTTGAAGTTCCAGCACCACCACCACCTCCTCGTATCAGTAAAATAAGTATTGGATTCACAAAGCCACAAGCTCCAATCAAAATGACGTTAGGAGGCTCATCAAAACCTAAATCTGTGGCAGCTCCAAAACCAACTGTAGCTTCAGTCTTTAATAATGATGATGACGATGAAGAGCCAGAAGAAATGCCAGCTGAGGCTCGTATGAGAATGAGGAATATTGGCag agaAACACCAACATCTGCAGGCCCTAACTCATTTGGGAAAACTAAGCAGGGCTTCTGTGATGctaaaaaagtttttgagaagaatttaaaatatgctcTTGAAACAGCCCAAAAACCAGATATTACTAAATTACCTAAAACCATCTATAAACTTCAGGGCCCATAG
- the LOC123712804 gene encoding uncharacterized protein LOC123712804, with protein sequence MGGALLEAAARGDAGRLASLLRAGERLDQVDENGCSALQRAAADGHVEAVRLLLENGADPNRQDHVHGNTAAHEAAWKGYSRCVALLARAGDLRVRNAAGFAALHLATQNGHNQSAREILLANAPPDLQNNYGDTSLHTAARYGHAGVTRILISAQCRVSEQNKNGDTALHIAAAMGRRKLTRILLEAGCDKSLKNHQGETARDIATRKGLNEIIAILNTPVAKQPKKKEKHRDKSKDRGIDEPDDGNKRDRSKEKKKKNVHFETPQVKWSPYGCHYYPDPKYFPKPKLSSLPTEPLKKGEQYYLDLAGNIKKGPIGAGYTCYCAPFFKHMENKLNEDKKDLKKHIDRAHEKIDQKVTDLELKTQGQISELTRYVAAERALCKERHEHLEQWLTRGIMFRASERVKKLDFSPKGSVDIPPIKRTRSLEILDANSEEWSTVDNLIRNYDNSELNECNDLDCKATSKSTEGLDRTPRSPKRKHILKNSKSSDHLDAGPSRNCRSPFTITSHINCAEQPQNVTAEVHEHLNKPSELRTPTPNEVSVDRYTSPSRQSISSPSSIRSPECHSETREVLRNQEDTESQSVPAWKSQVLQRTADDIRKRVMLEKEMADVMIRNSRALENIPQDGYVRLRQNLQENNVDREPRKSVQELVAQVEHQHRCISPERLPLSIKVPERESSLPPKQPIQPIIKMPQQPQRPAPVLKEKPPKTKRFSLHNLIPFPTRKTFQSPQKENGNNSESSDEEDNPIRTTNQPGPMRNTNLLQTLPLPNYETMSTKSQSPTPQVHPSYPHDSRMIPKDAYFHELPNRQVQHQMPYREMENGHPPQYCQEHYDYEPGLPRAQQSRSRNPIYHNQTGVFHAMMNDHIIREIERIPHCYSEHLDQNTEVEIANQNEHFRGYYDHNPPMYPNYERNPHLRKPDHTLLHSRLQSLAINTHLTEIQSQTDRESHNDSGYSTKVYGSSQGPSPSLSGNVEDNLSGQRVNVINKEQLGASSLV encoded by the exons AATGGATGCAGCGCCTTGCAACGAGCGGCAGCCGATGGACACGTGGAGGCTGTCAGGCTACTACTCGAAAATGGTGCTGATCCAAATCGGCAAGACCATGTG CATGGCAACACTGCAGCGCATGAAGCAGCATGGAAGGGTTATTCCCGATGTGTTGCGTTACTCGCGCGAGCGGGCGACTTGCGCGTTCGCAATGCGGCAGGATTCGCGGCGTTACACCTCGCTACGCAAAACGGACACAACCAGTCAGCAAGAGAGATATTGCTTGCGAATGCCCCACCCGACTTACAAAATAAC TACGGAGATACGTCCCTACACACAGCGGCGCGGTACGGTCACGCGGGCGTCACGAGAATCCTCATCTCAGCTCAGTGCAGGGTTTCTGAGCAAAACAAGAATGGTGACACAGCACTACACATAGCGGCAGCGATGGGGAGAAGAAAATTGACTAGGATTCTTCTCGAAGCCGGTTGCGACAAGTCCCTAAAAAATCACCAAGGAGAAACGGCCAGAGATATTGCTACTAGAAAAGGtctaaatgaaattattgccATACTCAATACCCCAGTCGCAAAACAAcctaaaaagaaagaaaaacacAGAGATAAAAGCAAAGATCGAGGTATTGATGAACCGGACGACGGAAATAAGAGAGATCGAAGCAAAgagaagaaaaagaagaatGTACACTTTGAGACTCCTCAAGTGAAATGGTCTCCGTATGGTTGCCATTACTATCCGGATCCCAAATATTTCCCGAAACCTAAGCTTAGTTCCCTTCCCACCGAACCGTTGAAAAAGGGTGAACAGTATTACTTAGATTTAGCGGGGAATATTAAAAAGGGTCCGATAGGTGCCGGATATACCTGTTACTGCGCCCCATTCTTCAAACACATGGAGAACAAATTGAATGAAGATAAGAAAGACTTGAAGAAGCATATTGACAGGGCGCATGAAAAAATTGATCAGAAAGTAACGGACTTGGAGTTGAAAACCCAAGGGCAAATCTCTGAATTGACTAGGTATGTAGCGGCAGAACGAGCACTATGCAAAGAACGGCATGAACATTTGGAACAGTGGCTCACTAGAGGTATTATGTTCCGTGCATCAGAACGCGTTAAAAAACTAGATTTCAGTCCTAAAGGCTCCGTGGATATCCCGCCCATAAAGAGAACACGAAGTCTGGAGATTTTAGATGCAAATTCGGAGGAATGGAGCACTGTTGACAATCTTATTAGGAACTATGATAATTCTGAACTTAACGAGTGCAATGATCTAGACTGTAAAGCGACTTCCAAAAGTACCGAAGGTCTAGATAGGACTCCAAGGAGTCCGAAAAGAAAGCATATACTTAAGAATTCAAAAAGTAGTGATCACTTGGATGCAGGGCCGAGCAGGAATTGCAGATCTCCTTTTACGATAACGTCTCACATAAATTGTGCAGAGCAGCCACAGAATGTAACGGCAGAAGTTCatgaacatttaaataaaccatCTGAATTACGAACACCGACACCCAACGAGGTTTCAGTCGATAGATATACATCCCCTAGTCGCCAATCTATATCTTCCCCAAGTAGTATAAGATCTCCAGAGTGTCACTCGGAGACGAGAGAAGTGCTTAGAAATCAGGAAGACACAGAATCACAGAGCGTACCAGCCTGGAAGAGTCAAGTCTTGCAAAGAACTGCAGACGATATAAGAAAGAGAGTAATGCTAGAAAAAGAAATGGCCGATGTTATGATTAGAAATTCTCGAGCGCTGGAGAATATACCTCAAGATGGTTATGTTCGGTTGAGACAAAATCTGCAAGAAAATAACGTTGATAGGGAGCCACGGAAATCTGTGCAAGAATTAGTAGCCCAAGTAGAGCATCAACACAGATGTATATCACCTGAGAGATTGCCATTAAGTATAAAAGTACCTGAAAGAGAGTCATCATTACCACCAAAACAACCGATTCagcctataataaaaatgccaCAACAACCTCAAAGGCCGGCGCCGGTTTTAAAAGAGAAACCACCGAAAACCAAAAGATTTAGTCTTCACAACCTCATACCTTTCCCAACGAGAAAAACCTTCCAAAGTCCACAGAAAGAAAACGGAAATAATTCTGAAAGCAGCGATGAAGAGGACAATCCCATTAGAACTACGAACCAACCAGGACCGATGAGAAATACGAATCTCTTACAAACTTTACCTCTACCCAATTACGAGACTATGTCTACAAAGTCGCAGTCACCCACGCCTCAAGTCCACCCTAGTTATCCTCACGACAGTCGCATGATTCCGAAAGACGCATACTTTCACGAATTACCAAACAGACAAGTTCAGCACCAGATGCCATATAGAGAAATGGAAAACGGTCATCCTCCGCAATATTGCCAAGAGCATTACGACTACGAACCGGGCCTCCCACGGGCACAGCAGAGCAGAAGCAGAAACCCGATATACCACAATCAGACCGGTGTCTTCCATGCAATGATGAACGACCATATCATCCGAGAAATAGAGCGAATACCTCACTGCTACAGCGAACATTTGGACCAGAATACGGAAGTAGAGATCGCCAATCAAAATGAGCACTTTCGAGGCTACTACGATCACAATCCGCCAATGTACCCGAACTACGAACGAAACCCACATCTCAGGAAACCAGACCATACACTGTTGCACAGTAGATTGCAATCCTTGGCAATAAACACGCATTTGACGGAAATTCAAAGCCAAACAGATCGGGAGTCGCATAACGATTCGGGGTACAGTACAAAGGTCTATGGCAGCTCACAGGGTCCCTCCCCGAGTCTTTCGGGCAACGTGGAAGACAACCTCTCGGGACAGAGAGTCAATGTCATTAACAAGGAGCAGTTAGGCGCCTCGagtttagtataa
- the LOC123713323 gene encoding CDK5RAP1-like protein, translating into MMLCVSRTTRLVRLITNTSSKYRCKADDVSASFGSRIKTGPGLKDFIITSETEIVTHPPYIPYLPDFIQDTSKRKVFFDVYGCQMNLNDTEIVWSILKKEGFEKTVVEEDADIFLVMTCAIREGAETKIWHRLDHLRGFKRRRALSKNRDKPVKIGILGCMAERLKEKLIEKEKAVDVVAGPDSYRDLPRLLALTENGQTAVNVLLSLDETYADVVPVRLNKDSVSAFISIMRGCDNMCTYCIVPFTRGRERSRPIDSIVEEVRQLSEQGVKEVTLLGQNVNSYRDTTQQTEKYDTQLAKGFKTVYKKKKGGLRFADLLDKVSSVDSEMRIRFTAAHPKDFPDEVLQVIRERPNICKMLHLPAQSGSSSVLERMRRGYTREAYLSLVRHVRENIQGVGLSTDMICGFCGETDEEFEETLTLMEEVDYNVAFLFPYSMREKTAAHRRYEDDVPERTKRDRHNRMVELYRRKCEEINRKEIGNAHLVLVEGIAPKSGKILGRNEFYLKVLFDQRAIPSSEGEREVKPGDYVSVRIDAAKASLFHGEALCHSSIEEFYRNASWAARRNM; encoded by the exons ATGATGCTATGTGTATCCCGTACTACACGTTTAGTCcgattaataacaaatacatcTTCAAAATATCGGTGCAAAGCAGATGATGTTTCAGCGTCATTTGGAAGCAGAATTAAAACAGGACCAGggttaaaagattttataataacatctGAAACTGAAATTGTTACTCATCCACCATACATACCTTATTTGCCTGATTTTATTCAGGATACGTCAAAACGAAAAGTTTTCTTTGATGTATATGGGTGTCAGATGAATTTAAACGACACCGAAATTGTTTGgtcaattttaaagaaagagGGGTTTGAAAAAACTGTTGTCGAAGAGGACGCTGATATATTCCTTGTAATGACGTGTGCTATCCGAGAGGGAGCTGAGACTAAGATATGGCACCGATTAGATCATTTAAGAGGTTTTAAAAGAAGACGAGCACTTTCAAAGAATAGAGATAAACCTGTAAAGATTGGCATTTTAGGTTGTATGGCTGAAAGACTAAAAGAGAAGTTAATTGAGAAAGAAAAGGCTGTTGATGTTG TGGCAGGTCCTGACAGCTACAGAGACTTACCAAGACTTCTAGCACTCACAGAAAACGGACAAACAGCTGTAAATGTACTGCTTTCTCTTGATGAAACATATGCTGATGTTGTTCCAGTAAGGTTAAACAAGGATAGCGTGTCAGcttttat ttcaATAATGCGAGGTTGTGATAACATGTGTACATACTGTATAGTTCCTTTCACTAGAGGTCGAGAAAGGTCTCGTCCAATAGATTCCATTGTAGAAGAAGTTAGACAATTGTCAGAACAAGGAGTGAAGGAGGTGACTCTTTTGGGTCAAAATGTGAACAGTTATAGAGACACCACACAGCAAACTGAAAAATATGACACACAATTGGCTAAAG GTTTCAAAACAGtgtacaaaaaaaagaaaggaGGGCTACGCTTTGCAGATTTGTTGGACAAAGTGTCGTCTGTGGACTCTGAGATGAGGATACGGTTCACTGCAGCTCATCCCAAAGATTTTCCTGATGAG GTGTTACAAGTTATACGAGAGCGTCCAAACATCTGTAAGATGTTGCATCTACCGGCTCAGTCTGGTTCCAGCAGTGTGCTGGAGCGAATGCGGCGAGGCTACACGAGGGAGGCTTATCTTTCCTTAGTGAGACATGTCCGGGAAAATATACAGGGTG TGGGCCTCTCGACGGACATGATCTGTGGCTTCTGTGGTGAAACAGATGAGGAGTTCGAAGAAACGTTAACGCTCATGGAAGAAGTGGATTATAATGTCGCTTTCCTCTTTCCCTACAGCATGAGAGAg AAAACGGCCGCTCACCGTCGATACGAAGACGACGTCCCCGAACGTACAAAGAGAGACCGCCATAACAGGATGGTCGAACTCTATCGGCGGAAATGTGAGGAAATAAATAGAAAGGAAATCGGCAACGCTCACCTCGTCTTGGTCGAAGGGATCGCGCCGAAGTCGGGGAAGATATTGGGCAGAAACGAGTTTTACCTCAAAGTGCTGTTCGATCAGAGAGCGATCCCCTCGAGCGAGGGCGAGAGGGAGGTGAAGCCGGGGGATTACGTCAGCGTTAGAATAGATGCGGCGAAAGCGTCGCTTTTCCACGGCGAGGCCCTTTGTCATAGCAGTATTGAGGAGTTCTATAGGAACGCGAGTTGGGCAGCGAGACGGAACATGTAG